From a region of the Bacillota bacterium genome:
- a CDS encoding DUF4349 domain-containing protein, which produces MKCEQVQQLIPDWLDCETEAFQAEAIKKHIDKCPSCRDEVSFWKEIGTTLRDEGNAIKAPPDFAAGVMARLPEQQNNAGRRVVAGWKRSAAAAAAFLLVAAGSAGAYLQWGGNAVTHVAHENPPAIVTDNPDISPSPAPDNSGGEDPGTETGATGSEKDTPKQSGASEKDPGVQNPVEKDTEVPTDDPSAGNVEIQSDPAQYVWLNIDMDRVIERTFLRVAVNDFDAGHEQVVQYLNNMGAQFEVLGSESTATGSQETVKVVVESSRTDSLLKNLKTLGQVVTDDQQRNDITSRYNENVEQYRSLEAQLAGTEDDTEREQLQVKMASIQAQLKAWDKEAHTDTIILWLES; this is translated from the coding sequence ATGAAATGTGAACAGGTTCAGCAGTTGATACCCGATTGGCTGGACTGTGAGACCGAAGCCTTTCAGGCTGAGGCGATAAAAAAGCATATTGATAAATGTCCTTCCTGCCGTGATGAGGTTTCCTTTTGGAAGGAAATAGGCACCACCCTGCGTGATGAGGGGAACGCTATCAAGGCACCGCCGGACTTTGCCGCAGGGGTTATGGCACGATTGCCGGAGCAGCAAAACAATGCGGGCAGGAGAGTGGTTGCCGGTTGGAAGCGGAGTGCAGCCGCTGCAGCAGCATTTCTGCTGGTGGCCGCGGGCTCTGCAGGAGCTTATCTGCAGTGGGGCGGCAATGCGGTGACACATGTGGCTCATGAAAATCCGCCGGCAATAGTGACGGATAACCCGGATATTTCTCCTTCACCTGCCCCGGATAATAGCGGCGGTGAAGACCCGGGCACTGAAACCGGGGCAACCGGTTCTGAGAAGGATACTCCGAAACAGTCCGGTGCCAGTGAGAAAGACCCCGGTGTTCAAAATCCTGTGGAAAAGGACACTGAAGTACCCACTGATGACCCATCGGCAGGCAATGTTGAAATTCAATCTGACCCGGCACAATATGTATGGCTGAACATTGATATGGACCGGGTTATTGAGCGCACCTTTTTGCGGGTGGCGGTAAATGATTTCGATGCGGGCCACGAGCAGGTGGTGCAGTACCTCAATAATATGGGTGCACAATTTGAAGTTCTCGGTTCTGAGAGTACAGCCACAGGTAGCCAGGAAACAGTTAAAGTGGTGGTGGAAAGCAGCCGGACCGATAGCCTGCTTAAGAATCTTAAGACCCTGGGGCAGGTTGTAACCGATGACCAGCAGAGAAATGATATTACCAGCCGGTATAATGAAAATGTGGAACAATACCGGTCGCTGGAGGCTCAGCTGGCAGGCACTGAGGATGATACTGAGCGGGAACAGCTGCAGGTTAAGATGGCGAGCATACAGGCTCAGCTGAAGGCCTGGGATAAGGAAGCTCATACGGATACGATTATTTTGTGGCTGGAGAGTTAG
- a CDS encoding sigma-70 family RNA polymerase sigma factor, with protein sequence MDNAKLLVKRSQKGDTRAFEELVTMYQDRIYGLSYQLTGNHADAEDLAQNVFIKAYKALPKFRNEADFGTWLHRIAVNLSINEKRKKKPDVSLDSPVQTQEGEMPRMVASNGVGPEEAYENKEFRGMVRSALWELSTEHRTVLVLREMQGYSYDEIAGMLDCSLGTIKSRINRARQTLKKEITRLAAENGRSLPYKDRRRGGEKG encoded by the coding sequence TTGGATAACGCTAAGCTACTGGTAAAAAGATCTCAAAAGGGCGACACCAGAGCCTTCGAGGAATTGGTGACCATGTACCAGGACAGGATCTATGGACTCAGCTACCAACTTACCGGCAATCATGCCGATGCTGAGGACCTAGCCCAGAATGTTTTCATTAAAGCCTACAAGGCCCTGCCGAAGTTCCGTAATGAAGCGGATTTTGGCACCTGGCTGCACCGGATAGCAGTGAACCTTTCTATTAATGAAAAGCGCAAAAAGAAACCTGATGTTTCTTTAGACAGTCCGGTACAAACGCAGGAAGGGGAGATGCCGCGCATGGTGGCATCAAATGGCGTAGGCCCGGAAGAGGCCTATGAAAACAAGGAATTCCGCGGCATGGTACGCTCGGCCCTCTGGGAGTTGTCAACTGAACACAGGACGGTGCTGGTACTAAGGGAAATGCAGGGCTACTCCTATGACGAGATAGCCGGTATGCTGGACTGCTCCCTTGGGACAATCAAATCAAGGATCAACAGGGCGCGCCAGACACTGAAAAAGGAAATAACGAGGCTTGCCGCTGAAAACGGCAGAAGTCTTCCCTATAAGGACAGGCGCCGGGGAGGTGAAAAGGGATGA
- a CDS encoding type II toxin-antitoxin system HicB family antitoxin, whose product MKKASGSFSVDPVILEQDEDEKFVITCPVLEGCHSQGNTFEEAVNNIREAIELCLEEKANG is encoded by the coding sequence ATAAAAAAGGCGTCTGGTTCCTTTTCTGTTGACCCGGTTATTTTAGAGCAAGACGAAGATGAAAAATTTGTTATAACATGCCCTGTTCTTGAAGGATGCCATAGTCAAGGAAATACCTTCGAAGAAGCCGTGAACAATATCCGCGAGGCCATTGAACTATGTCTGGAAGAAAAGGCAAATGGGTAA